The following are encoded together in the Bacillus sp. V2I10 genome:
- a CDS encoding pro-sigmaK processing inhibitor BofA family protein, which translates to MKVSGGMEPVYVFSILGGIIILLLVAGAPLKSMRWAGQVLVKVVIGALFLFFINAFGTSMGLHIPINLTTAGISGLLGLPGVAALIIIKMVILS; encoded by the coding sequence ATGAAAGTGAGTGGTGGAATGGAACCTGTCTACGTTTTTTCCATTCTCGGAGGAATCATAATCCTGCTGCTTGTTGCAGGCGCCCCGCTCAAGTCAATGCGCTGGGCTGGTCAAGTGCTTGTGAAAGTTGTAATAGGTGCATTATTTTTATTCTTCATTAATGCATTTGGTACAAGCATGGGCCTGCACATCCCCATTAATCTGACGACTGCGGGTATTTCTGGATTGCTTGGTTTGCCGGGTGTTGCTGCATTAATTATTATAAAAATGGTTATTTTATCTTAG
- a CDS encoding YaaL family protein, translated as MFFRRKGWLRKEYDQLLVDDLLFMKDEWNRQKQLVDKSVEPSPEILYELKVAQSKYFFLLREAKKRNITIGRK; from the coding sequence TTGTTTTTTCGCAGAAAAGGCTGGCTTAGAAAAGAATACGATCAGCTGCTTGTTGATGACCTCCTTTTTATGAAGGATGAATGGAATCGGCAAAAACAGCTTGTTGATAAAAGTGTGGAGCCATCTCCTGAAATACTATATGAATTAAAAGTGGCTCAATCAAAATATTTCTTCTTATTAAGAGAAGCAAAAAAGAGGAATATTACAATCGGCAGGAAATAG
- a CDS encoding sigma factor G inhibitor Gin has translation MNSEDLKKPAGETCIICDTEKAKGIHLYTSFVCTDCEIDMIQTETEDPKYKFFIDKLRRVKTPPLYS, from the coding sequence TTGAATTCGGAAGATTTAAAGAAACCGGCTGGAGAAACGTGTATTATATGTGATACGGAAAAGGCGAAGGGAATTCATCTCTATACAAGCTTTGTTTGTACAGATTGTGAGATTGATATGATTCAGACAGAAACAGAAGATCCTAAATATAAATTTTTTATTGATAAGCTGCGGAGAGTGAAAACGCCGCCGCTCTATTCTTAA
- a CDS encoding flavin reductase family protein — protein sequence MDVMPESLHWKDAYKLMIGSILPRPIAFVSTIDEKGAANLAPFSFFTAISAEPMMVCFSPMRKGTDGSKKDTLINIEKTKEFVINIVSEQIAEQMNQCAGDFDPEVDEFVQSGLTKGKSKAVAPPRVKESLVHLECELHDVLYFGEKAGSGSLVIGKVKHIHVDDALFYEGKIDSEELKPIGRLAGHMYTKPMTDTFEIVRR from the coding sequence ATGGATGTAATGCCAGAGTCGCTTCACTGGAAAGACGCTTATAAATTAATGATTGGCTCGATCCTGCCAAGGCCAATCGCTTTCGTATCGACTATTGATGAAAAAGGAGCGGCAAACTTGGCTCCGTTCAGCTTTTTTACCGCAATCTCAGCTGAACCGATGATGGTTTGTTTCTCTCCTATGAGAAAAGGGACGGATGGATCTAAAAAGGATACTCTCATCAATATTGAAAAAACGAAGGAATTTGTCATCAACATAGTGAGTGAACAAATAGCGGAACAAATGAATCAATGTGCAGGCGATTTTGATCCGGAGGTAGATGAATTTGTTCAAAGCGGGCTGACGAAGGGGAAAAGTAAGGCAGTTGCCCCTCCTCGTGTGAAAGAAAGCCTGGTTCACCTGGAATGCGAGCTGCATGATGTCTTGTATTTTGGAGAAAAAGCGGGATCCGGCAGTCTTGTCATCGGCAAGGTAAAGCACATTCATGTTGATGATGCTCTTTTCTATGAAGGGAAAATTGACTCTGAAGAACTAAAGCCGATCGGACGTCTTGCCGGGCACATGTATACAAAACCGATGACAGATACGTTTGAGATCGTAAGAAGGTGA
- a CDS encoding fumarylacetoacetate hydrolase family protein, which yields MKFVTFQIPYSKQAAGWLQGHDLVIDMNTVSRGFLPGSIQEFLTEHERYLPYIHEMNLFEEGDLGVYRLSEVKLSSPLPRPISIRDFYAFEEHVKTARQKRGLGVIPEWYQFPVFYFTNHLAVKGPEETIEVPPCCQALDYELEIACVIGKEGRDIPASEAEEYIFGYCIMNDWSARDLQREEMKVGLGPAKGKDFATSLGPYLVSKEELHPCKTGNRYDLTMTAAVNGKEISKGNLKDIYYSFAEMIERASSGVTLYPGEVIGSGTVGTGCILELGEEVHRYLRPGDEVELTIEGLGSLKNKIAAKSR from the coding sequence ATGAAGTTTGTGACATTTCAAATCCCGTACAGCAAGCAGGCAGCTGGGTGGCTTCAGGGGCATGATCTGGTGATTGATATGAACACTGTAAGCCGGGGGTTCCTTCCTGGATCCATTCAAGAATTTTTAACAGAGCATGAACGATACCTCCCGTATATTCATGAAATGAACCTGTTTGAAGAGGGGGATCTGGGAGTTTACCGGCTTTCAGAGGTGAAGCTGTCTTCACCTCTTCCAAGACCGATTAGCATTCGCGATTTTTATGCGTTTGAAGAGCATGTGAAAACCGCCCGCCAGAAAAGAGGGCTTGGTGTCATTCCGGAATGGTATCAATTTCCCGTGTTTTATTTTACTAATCACCTGGCCGTGAAAGGTCCGGAGGAAACGATTGAAGTTCCTCCATGCTGTCAGGCTCTTGATTATGAACTTGAGATTGCCTGTGTTATAGGGAAGGAGGGGCGTGACATCCCTGCAAGTGAAGCAGAAGAGTACATTTTTGGGTACTGCATCATGAATGACTGGAGTGCGCGAGATCTTCAAAGAGAAGAAATGAAAGTTGGTCTTGGTCCGGCAAAAGGAAAGGATTTCGCAACATCGCTTGGACCATACCTTGTTTCAAAAGAGGAGCTTCATCCATGTAAGACAGGAAATCGGTATGATTTAACGATGACAGCGGCTGTTAATGGAAAAGAGATATCGAAAGGGAATTTAAAAGATATTTATTATTCTTTTGCAGAGATGATTGAAAGGGCTTCTTCGGGTGTCACCTTATATCCTGGAGAAGTGATTGGCTCAGGAACCGTTGGAACCGGGTGCATTTTAGAGCTGGGGGAAGAGGTGCATCGTTATTTAAGACCGGGAGATGAGGTCGAATTAACGATAGAAGGTCTGGGCTCATTAAAAAATAAAATTGCAGCCAAAAGCAGGTGA
- a CDS encoding isochorismatase family cysteine hydrolase, with protein sequence MVKKDNCALLIIDMINNFKFKHGEVLADEAKQVSENIFSLKKKMQEKKRPIIYINDHYKLWQADFQKISEKCTNELSRPIIEQLYPDDTDFFLINPMHSAFYGTALNMLLDNLKVQHLILSGIAGNICVLFSANDAYMRGYKLSVPSDCIVSNEKHDNEYALRMMKNVLQADIAIPAK encoded by the coding sequence TTGGTTAAAAAAGATAACTGTGCCCTGCTTATTATTGATATGATAAATAATTTTAAATTTAAGCATGGTGAAGTTTTGGCTGATGAGGCTAAACAAGTTTCTGAGAATATTTTCTCATTAAAAAAGAAAATGCAGGAAAAAAAACGTCCCATCATTTATATAAATGATCATTATAAATTATGGCAGGCTGATTTTCAAAAGATTTCTGAAAAATGCACAAATGAACTGAGCAGGCCAATCATTGAACAGCTCTATCCTGATGATACGGATTTTTTCCTAATCAATCCCATGCATTCTGCCTTTTATGGAACTGCCTTAAACATGCTTCTGGACAATCTTAAAGTGCAGCATCTAATTTTGTCAGGAATAGCCGGAAACATCTGTGTTCTTTTTTCAGCTAATGATGCCTATATGCGGGGATATAAACTCTCCGTTCCATCTGACTGCATTGTTTCAAATGAGAAACATGACAATGAATACGCTCTCCGTATGATGAAAAATGTCCTACAGGCAGATATAGCGATTCCCGCCAAATAA
- the tadA gene encoding tRNA adenosine(34) deaminase TadA: protein MDKDTVYMELAIKEALKAKAIGEVPIGAVIVHNDEVVGSGYNLRESEQRSIAHAEMIAIDQACASMGTWRLEDATLYVTLEPCPMCAGAIVLSRVKRVVYGAADPKGGCAGTLMNLLDEKRFNHQVEVAKGILEKECGLMLSDFFRDLRKQKKAEKASSKNLQ, encoded by the coding sequence ATGGATAAGGACACAGTATATATGGAACTTGCAATAAAAGAAGCTTTGAAAGCTAAGGCAATCGGCGAGGTTCCAATAGGTGCGGTCATCGTACATAACGATGAAGTAGTTGGATCCGGATACAATCTAAGAGAAAGTGAGCAAAGGTCAATCGCCCATGCGGAAATGATTGCGATTGATCAGGCGTGTGCCTCAATGGGTACGTGGAGGCTTGAGGATGCGACGCTTTACGTAACCCTTGAGCCCTGTCCGATGTGCGCGGGGGCGATTGTGCTTTCAAGAGTGAAAAGAGTGGTTTACGGGGCCGCAGATCCGAAAGGCGGATGTGCAGGTACGCTGATGAATCTTCTGGATGAAAAAAGATTTAACCACCAGGTTGAAGTAGCTAAAGGAATCCTTGAGAAAGAATGCGGGTTAATGCTTAGCGATTTTTTCAGGGATCTTAGAAAGCAAAAGAAAGCAGAAAAAGCTTCTTCAAAAAATTTACAGTAG
- a CDS encoding aminotransferase class I/II-fold pyridoxal phosphate-dependent enzyme, translating into MDTPLYSALKRHAMKHPVSFHVPGHKYGQIFSQEAIDDFEKILKLDATEITGLDDLHDPSGPIAEAQELAAALYKADKTYFLVNGSTSGNIAMIMACCERDKPVLVQRNSHKSIINGIRLAGACPVFLAPKFDEELMVPSYVPQETIAEAINEYPDASALILTSPNYYGLACDLHGAVKLAHEKNIPVLVDEAHGAHFYTGGSFPAICIRGWCRCCCSLCP; encoded by the coding sequence ATGGATACTCCACTGTATTCAGCCCTGAAAAGGCATGCGATGAAGCACCCGGTTTCGTTTCATGTACCCGGGCATAAATATGGACAGATTTTTTCTCAAGAGGCAATAGATGATTTTGAAAAGATTTTAAAGTTAGATGCGACGGAGATCACAGGATTGGATGATCTTCATGATCCAAGCGGCCCGATTGCAGAGGCTCAGGAGCTTGCTGCAGCTCTATATAAGGCAGATAAAACGTACTTTTTAGTAAATGGTTCAACCTCAGGAAATATCGCAATGATTATGGCTTGCTGTGAGAGAGATAAGCCGGTTTTAGTCCAGCGGAACAGTCATAAATCCATTATTAATGGAATTAGGCTTGCAGGAGCCTGTCCAGTATTTCTGGCGCCAAAATTTGATGAAGAGTTGATGGTGCCTTCTTATGTGCCGCAGGAAACCATTGCTGAAGCTATAAATGAATATCCAGATGCATCAGCTTTAATTTTAACGAGTCCGAATTATTATGGCTTGGCGTGTGACCTGCATGGTGCAGTAAAGCTTGCCCATGAAAAGAATATCCCTGTTTTGGTGGACGAGGCACACGGTGCCCATTTTTATACTGGGGGATCCTTTCCCGCAATCTGCATTAGAGGCTGGTGCAGATGTTGTTGTTCACTCTGCCCATAA
- the recR gene encoding recombination mediator RecR — translation MHYPEPISKLIDSFMKLPGIGPKTAVRLAFFVLNMKEDVVLDFAKALVNAKRNLTYCSVCGHITDQDPCYICEDQRRDKTVICVVQDPKDVIAMEKMKEYSGLYHVLQGAISPMDGIGPEDIKIPELLKRLQDDTVQEIILATNPNIEGEATAMYISRLLKPTGIKMTRIAHGLPVGGDLEYADEVTLSKALEGRREL, via the coding sequence ATGCATTATCCTGAACCGATATCAAAGCTGATTGACAGCTTTATGAAACTGCCAGGAATTGGCCCGAAGACGGCCGTTCGTCTGGCTTTTTTTGTACTGAATATGAAAGAAGACGTTGTGCTGGATTTTGCAAAGGCCTTGGTCAATGCCAAAAGAAATCTTACGTACTGTTCTGTATGCGGTCATATTACAGATCAGGATCCCTGCTATATTTGTGAAGACCAAAGAAGAGATAAAACCGTCATTTGTGTCGTTCAGGACCCAAAAGACGTTATCGCAATGGAAAAAATGAAGGAATACTCAGGGCTGTATCATGTGCTTCAAGGTGCAATCTCACCGATGGATGGCATCGGACCTGAGGATATCAAGATTCCTGAACTGCTGAAAAGGCTTCAGGATGATACGGTGCAGGAAATCATACTCGCTACCAATCCTAACATTGAAGGTGAAGCAACCGCGATGTATATCTCCAGACTTTTAAAGCCGACAGGGATTAAAATGACGCGAATAGCACATGGCCTTCCTGTAGGCGGAGATCTGGAATATGCGGATGAAGTAACTTTATCAAAAGCTCTGGAAGGAAGACGGGAGCTTTAA
- a CDS encoding glycoside hydrolase family 18 protein: MQIHIVREGQTLYGIAQAYSTTAEEIIRTNEIPNPGQLVIGQTIVIPIKGRFYWVQPGDTLWSISRRYGSTPKELSEVNQISINSPLQIGFRLYIPDRPKQKAEFNAYIEPSGNQVSPNLVESAREAAPYLTYLGPFSFRIQKDGTLNEPLLNDFANIAKNNRVTLMMIVTNLDDEGFSDEIGRIVLTNQDVQNKLLNNIVETAKKYGFRDIHFDMEYLRPVDREAYNRFLRKAKARFKKEGWLISTALAPKTSAGQKGKWYEAHDYKAHGEIVDFVVVMTYEWGYSGGPPMAVSPIGPVREVLEYTLSEIPANKVMMGQNLYGYDWTLPFKPGGEFAKAISPQQAIRLASQYNVPIQYDMKAQAPHFNYRDNEGKEHEVWFEDARSIQAKFDLMKELKLRGMSYWKLGLSFPQNWLLIADNFDVVKTPT; this comes from the coding sequence ATGCAGATACATATTGTCCGAGAAGGACAAACTTTATACGGGATAGCCCAAGCTTACAGTACAACCGCTGAAGAGATCATCCGGACAAATGAAATTCCCAATCCAGGCCAGCTTGTTATCGGCCAGACAATAGTCATTCCGATAAAAGGGCGATTTTATTGGGTGCAGCCTGGAGATACATTGTGGTCTATCAGCAGAAGATACGGTTCAACTCCAAAGGAATTATCTGAAGTAAATCAAATCTCGATTAATAGCCCGCTTCAAATTGGTTTCAGACTTTATATTCCCGACCGTCCAAAACAAAAAGCGGAATTCAATGCTTATATTGAACCTTCCGGAAATCAGGTAAGTCCTAATCTGGTGGAAAGTGCACGGGAAGCAGCGCCTTATTTAACTTACCTCGGTCCGTTCAGCTTCCGCATTCAAAAGGATGGCACCCTAAATGAGCCGCTCTTAAATGACTTTGCCAATATCGCCAAAAACAATAGAGTCACATTAATGATGATAGTGACGAATTTAGATGATGAAGGCTTCAGTGACGAAATCGGCCGAATCGTCTTAACAAATCAGGATGTCCAGAATAAACTTCTGAATAACATTGTTGAAACCGCGAAAAAATACGGATTCCGCGATATCCATTTTGATATGGAGTATTTAAGGCCGGTTGACAGAGAGGCCTATAATCGTTTCTTAAGAAAAGCAAAAGCCCGCTTTAAAAAAGAAGGCTGGCTCATTTCTACCGCTCTGGCCCCTAAAACAAGCGCAGGTCAAAAAGGAAAATGGTACGAGGCGCATGATTATAAAGCACATGGTGAAATTGTCGATTTTGTAGTGGTAATGACTTACGAGTGGGGCTATAGCGGCGGACCGCCAATGGCAGTATCCCCAATTGGACCGGTTAGGGAGGTCCTCGAGTACACGCTGTCAGAAATACCGGCAAATAAAGTCATGATGGGGCAGAATTTATACGGGTACGACTGGACCCTGCCGTTTAAGCCCGGAGGAGAATTTGCAAAAGCCATCAGCCCGCAGCAGGCGATCCGCTTAGCAAGTCAATACAACGTCCCCATTCAATATGATATGAAAGCACAAGCTCCACACTTCAATTACCGCGATAATGAAGGAAAAGAGCATGAAGTCTGGTTTGAGGATGCCCGTTCCATTCAGGCCAAATTTGATTTAATGAAGGAATTAAAGCTAAGAGGCATGAGCTATTGGAAGCTCGGGCTCTCGTTCCCGCAAAACTGGTTATTGATTGCCGACAACTTTGATGTAGTAAAAACGCCAACATAA
- the dnaX gene encoding DNA polymerase III subunit gamma/tau translates to MSYQALYRVWRPQQFRDVVGQEHITRTLQNALLQEKFSHAYLFSGPRGTGKTSAAKIFAKTVNCEKAPVAEPCNECSACLGITDGSISDVIEIDAASNNGVDEIRDIRDKVKYAPSSVSYKVYIVDEVHMLSIGAFNALLKTLEEPPKHVIFILATTEPHKIPLTIISRCQRFDFKRITAAAIVGRMQEIIEDQEIEADTAALQVIASAADGGMRDALSLLDQAISFSDETVTLDDALLITGSVSQAMIGELIHAMFNKDVSAALQALDELMNQGKDASKLVEDFIYYYRDLLLHQTAPQLEEVLERVTVDEQFVELSKQMPPDTIYHAIDVLNKSQQEMKWTNHPRIFLEVAIVKLSEHEAKAVQSSKSENHTELEATVKKLANELELLKKQGVAISGQQAPQNEQKAPKAVRSGYKVPAGRIQEILKDATKQNLAAIKSRWGELLDYLRRQNKVSHAALLTDSEPVAASETAFVLKFKYEIHCKMVADNNNQVRSNMEAILLELTGRNMEMVGVPEQEWGKIREDYIRDQRQNDDGDSPEEDEDPLIAEAKKLVGTDLIEIKD, encoded by the coding sequence GTGAGTTACCAGGCTTTATACCGTGTTTGGCGGCCGCAGCAATTTCGTGATGTCGTAGGTCAAGAACATATTACAAGAACGCTTCAAAATGCCCTGCTGCAAGAAAAATTCTCGCATGCCTATCTTTTTTCCGGACCAAGAGGAACAGGGAAAACGAGTGCGGCCAAGATCTTTGCGAAAACAGTCAATTGTGAAAAAGCTCCGGTTGCAGAACCGTGCAATGAATGTTCTGCTTGCCTTGGCATCACAGATGGTTCCATTTCCGATGTGATTGAAATAGATGCTGCTTCAAATAATGGAGTAGATGAAATACGGGATATACGTGATAAAGTAAAATATGCACCGTCTTCGGTGAGCTATAAGGTTTATATCGTTGATGAAGTGCACATGCTCTCCATAGGAGCGTTCAATGCCTTGTTAAAAACGCTTGAAGAACCGCCTAAGCATGTCATCTTTATATTAGCCACAACAGAACCTCACAAAATACCGCTGACGATTATCTCCAGGTGCCAGAGATTCGATTTTAAACGAATAACAGCGGCTGCAATTGTCGGGAGAATGCAGGAGATCATTGAAGATCAGGAGATAGAAGCAGATACTGCTGCGCTTCAGGTCATTGCAAGTGCAGCGGATGGCGGTATGCGTGATGCCCTGAGTTTGCTCGATCAGGCTATTTCCTTCAGTGATGAAACCGTGACATTAGATGATGCACTGCTGATAACGGGATCAGTCTCACAGGCGATGATAGGCGAATTAATCCATGCTATGTTCAATAAAGACGTATCTGCAGCTCTGCAGGCTTTAGATGAGCTGATGAATCAGGGAAAAGATGCATCGAAACTTGTAGAAGACTTTATCTACTATTACAGGGATCTGCTGCTGCATCAAACAGCTCCGCAGCTTGAGGAAGTATTAGAGCGGGTTACAGTTGATGAACAGTTTGTGGAATTATCTAAACAGATGCCTCCCGATACAATCTACCATGCTATAGATGTCCTAAACAAAAGCCAACAGGAAATGAAATGGACAAATCACCCCCGTATTTTCCTTGAGGTGGCAATTGTTAAGCTATCCGAGCATGAGGCAAAAGCTGTTCAATCTAGTAAAAGTGAAAACCATACTGAGCTTGAAGCGACAGTGAAGAAACTTGCAAATGAATTAGAGCTTCTGAAAAAACAGGGAGTCGCAATCAGCGGACAGCAAGCGCCGCAAAATGAACAAAAGGCGCCAAAAGCCGTCCGAAGCGGGTACAAAGTGCCTGCAGGCCGGATTCAAGAAATCCTGAAAGATGCAACGAAACAAAACCTGGCAGCCATAAAGAGCCGCTGGGGAGAGCTGCTTGATTATCTGCGCAGGCAAAACAAAGTATCTCATGCAGCCCTTCTGACAGACAGTGAACCGGTAGCTGCATCAGAGACAGCATTTGTGTTAAAGTTTAAATATGAAATCCATTGTAAAATGGTAGCGGACAACAACAATCAAGTTCGCAGCAATATGGAAGCCATTCTTTTAGAATTAACGGGACGAAACATGGAAATGGTTGGCGTTCCAGAACAAGAATGGGGTAAAATAAGAGAAGATTACATACGTGATCAGCGTCAGAATGATGATGGCGATTCCCCTGAAGAAGACGAAGATCCGCTCATAGCTGAAGCAAAAAAACTAGTGGGTACAGATCTCATTGAAATAAAAGATTAA
- a CDS encoding homogentisate 1,2-dioxygenase: MYYRTLGKIPHKRHTMFKKEDGSLYREQVMGTKGFSGTQSILYHHYMPTEVAKSELLHSYLPEYEQMDSLKHRHFFTDALQTEGDAIEAREYILGNDDLLIGVVLAKKPMESYYRNGDGDELLFIHFGNGTIETMFGVITYRPGDYINIPIGTIYRVVPKAETKILFIESFSQITTPKRYRNEYGQLLEHSPFCERDFRGPEQLLTIESRGEFEVLTKSRGYMHKHTFNHHPFDVAGWDGYLYPWAFNIEDFEPITGRIHQPPPVHQTFEGHNFVVCSFVPRMYDYHPESIPAPYYHSNVNSDELLYYVEGNFMSRKGIKKGSITLHPSGIPHGPHPGKTEASIGKKETLELAVMIDTFRPLRIVKKAKEIEDADYMYTWT; encoded by the coding sequence ATGTATTATCGCACGTTAGGCAAAATTCCGCATAAGAGACATACGATGTTTAAAAAAGAAGACGGAAGCCTATACCGGGAACAGGTTATGGGAACGAAGGGATTTTCAGGTACACAATCCATTCTGTATCATCACTACATGCCTACAGAGGTAGCAAAGTCAGAGCTTCTTCATTCCTATCTCCCTGAATATGAACAGATGGATTCCTTGAAACACAGACATTTCTTTACAGATGCTTTGCAAACTGAAGGGGATGCTATTGAGGCCAGAGAGTATATCCTGGGAAATGACGATCTCTTAATAGGCGTGGTTCTTGCAAAGAAACCGATGGAGTCCTATTATCGGAACGGTGATGGAGATGAATTGCTCTTTATTCATTTTGGCAATGGGACGATTGAGACGATGTTCGGTGTCATCACATACCGGCCGGGAGATTACATCAACATCCCGATAGGCACAATCTATCGTGTCGTGCCAAAAGCCGAAACAAAAATCCTTTTCATAGAATCGTTCAGCCAGATCACAACACCTAAACGATACCGAAATGAATACGGCCAGCTTTTAGAGCATAGCCCTTTTTGTGAAAGAGATTTCCGGGGTCCTGAACAGCTTCTGACAATAGAATCCCGAGGCGAGTTTGAGGTTTTGACAAAATCCAGGGGCTATATGCATAAGCATACCTTTAACCACCATCCCTTCGATGTAGCGGGATGGGACGGCTACTTGTATCCATGGGCTTTTAATATCGAGGATTTTGAGCCGATTACAGGACGGATTCATCAGCCGCCGCCTGTTCATCAAACATTTGAAGGCCACAATTTCGTTGTCTGCTCATTCGTGCCTAGAATGTACGATTATCATCCTGAGTCGATTCCGGCGCCGTATTATCACAGTAATGTCAACAGTGATGAGCTTCTTTACTATGTAGAAGGAAATTTTATGAGCCGAAAAGGAATCAAAAAGGGATCCATCACACTTCATCCAAGCGGAATTCCGCATGGTCCTCATCCCGGAAAAACGGAAGCAAGCATCGGGAAAAAAGAGACGCTTGAACTCGCGGTAATGATTGATACGTTTCGCCCGCTCAGAATTGTGAAAAAGGCCAAGGAAATTGAAGATGCCGATTACATGTATACTTGGACCTGA
- a CDS encoding YbaB/EbfC family nucleoid-associated protein: MNRGGMGNMQKMMKQMQKMQKDMAKAQEELAEKTIEGTAGGGMVTVTINGNKEVVDVNIKEEVVDPEDIDMLQDLVLAATNDALKKMDELTNDTMGKFTKGMNLPGMF; encoded by the coding sequence ATGAACCGTGGCGGAATGGGCAACATGCAGAAAATGATGAAACAAATGCAAAAAATGCAGAAAGATATGGCCAAAGCGCAAGAAGAACTGGCTGAAAAAACAATTGAAGGAACAGCTGGCGGCGGTATGGTCACTGTTACGATTAATGGAAACAAAGAAGTAGTCGATGTAAACATTAAAGAGGAAGTTGTAGATCCGGAAGATATCGATATGCTTCAAGATTTAGTTCTTGCTGCTACAAATGACGCTCTGAAGAAAATGGATGAACTCACAAACGATACAATGGGTAAATTTACAAAAGGCATGAACTTGCCAGGCATGTTCTAG
- the hppD gene encoding 4-hydroxyphenylpyruvate dioxygenase, translated as MREETAAKDSQVEDFFPVKDVDYLEMYSGNAKQSAHYFCTAFGFKIVAYSGLETGNRETVSYVLQQQKVRLVITGSLNDTSRVAEFVKKHGDGVRDIALVVDNVEKAYNEAVFRGAIAITPPFELKDEHGAVKKAVIGTYGDTIHSLIERKEYKGAFMPGFEAAEMKIPYTEAGIIGVDHVVGNVESMQEWVSYYEKVMGFKEMRHFTDSDISTEYSSLMSKVMHNGGRIKFPINEPAEGKRKSQIQEYLEFFKGPGVQHLAILTEDIVSTVAILKKNGVEFLKTPETYYETLSERVGDIDEEIDKLKELNILVDRDDEGYLLQIFTKPIVDRPTVFIEVIQRKGAKGFGDGNFKALFESIEREQERRGNL; from the coding sequence ATGCGTGAGGAAACAGCAGCAAAGGACAGTCAGGTTGAAGATTTTTTTCCGGTTAAAGATGTTGACTATCTGGAAATGTATTCAGGCAATGCCAAGCAGTCGGCTCACTATTTTTGTACTGCCTTCGGTTTTAAAATCGTCGCCTATTCAGGACTTGAGACAGGGAACAGGGAAACCGTATCCTATGTGCTTCAGCAGCAAAAGGTACGCTTAGTTATTACAGGTTCTTTAAATGATACCTCACGTGTAGCTGAATTCGTCAAGAAGCACGGGGACGGGGTAAGAGATATCGCTTTAGTCGTGGATAATGTTGAAAAGGCTTACAACGAGGCTGTTTTTAGAGGAGCCATTGCTATTACTCCGCCATTTGAATTGAAGGATGAACATGGTGCCGTTAAAAAAGCCGTAATCGGTACATACGGAGACACCATTCATTCTCTAATAGAGAGGAAAGAATACAAGGGCGCATTTATGCCGGGGTTTGAAGCGGCTGAAATGAAGATTCCTTATACAGAAGCAGGAATCATCGGCGTTGACCATGTTGTAGGAAATGTAGAGAGTATGCAGGAATGGGTTTCCTATTACGAGAAAGTGATGGGTTTTAAAGAAATGCGTCATTTTACAGATTCGGATATCAGTACAGAGTATTCATCTCTTATGTCGAAGGTTATGCATAATGGAGGCCGGATTAAATTTCCTATTAATGAGCCGGCAGAAGGAAAACGGAAATCGCAAATACAGGAATACCTGGAGTTCTTCAAAGGGCCAGGTGTGCAGCATCTTGCTATTTTAACAGAGGATATCGTCTCTACAGTTGCGATTTTAAAGAAAAATGGCGTGGAATTCCTGAAGACCCCTGAGACTTATTATGAAACACTAAGTGAACGTGTCGGAGATATTGATGAAGAGATTGATAAGCTGAAAGAACTTAACATTCTGGTGGACCGTGACGATGAAGGGTATTTGCTGCAGATTTTCACGAAGCCGATTGTCGATCGTCCCACAGTCTTTATAGAAGTGATTCAGAGAAAAGGAGCGAAAGGCTTCGGTGACGGAAACTTTAAAGCGCTTTTTGAATCAATCGAACGGGAGCAGGAGCGACGCGGTAATTTATAA